A region from the Candidatus Dependentiae bacterium genome encodes:
- a CDS encoding MepB family protein: MVKLDQDFLQAQKFFLKHFDSSCSNIVQEPESKEYGACQFTIQNKKAAFRIAKITPTKVGQFVTFWKRSQAGPIAPFDESDSIDLFIVSVRDGDKFGQFIFPKSVLIEHDIMSKNHIGGKRAIRVYPSWDKTDNKQAIRTQSWQLKYFYEISNNS; the protein is encoded by the coding sequence ATGGTAAAACTAGATCAAGATTTTCTACAAGCACAAAAATTCTTTTTAAAGCATTTTGACTCATCTTGCAGCAACATAGTCCAAGAGCCTGAAAGCAAAGAGTATGGCGCATGTCAATTTACGATACAAAATAAAAAAGCTGCGTTTCGCATAGCAAAAATTACACCTACAAAAGTAGGTCAATTTGTTACTTTTTGGAAAAGATCACAAGCTGGTCCAATTGCGCCATTTGATGAATCAGACTCTATAGATTTATTTATTGTTAGTGTTAGAGATGGTGACAAATTTGGACAATTTATATTTCCAAAGTCAGTTCTAATCGAACATGACATAATGTCAAAAAATCATATTGGCGGCAAACGAGCAATCCGTGTATATCCATCATGGGACAAGACTGATAATAAGCAGGCTATTAGAACACAATCCTGGCAATTAAAATACTTTTATGAAATTAGCAATAATTCCTAA
- a CDS encoding pseudouridine synthase yields MPTKLSKFLAQSGHCSRRKATELIKEGVVKVNGKTVYEPFHELADDDSVKVNNKRVLAAKKLYFLFNKPTDLLCTLADTKDRPTVAEYFRNIPERLYPVGRLDRNTTGLLVMTNDGDLTQKLAHPKFNISKTYQVTTHKPVTQEHLDRLLKGIRLEDGFMQVDSAKYVSPKARDVISISIHSGKKHVIKRLFKELRYFVEKLDRTNFAGLTKRNLSLGSYRPLTEKEIIKLKADMA; encoded by the coding sequence ATGCCTACAAAATTAAGCAAATTTCTGGCCCAGTCTGGGCACTGTTCACGTCGTAAAGCTACTGAGCTTATCAAAGAAGGCGTGGTTAAAGTTAATGGAAAAACGGTCTATGAGCCATTTCATGAGCTTGCAGATGATGATTCGGTAAAAGTTAACAACAAGCGTGTTCTTGCAGCAAAAAAATTATACTTTTTGTTTAACAAGCCAACAGACCTTTTATGTACCTTGGCTGACACAAAAGATAGGCCTACCGTTGCGGAATACTTTAGAAACATTCCAGAACGTTTGTATCCAGTTGGACGACTTGATAGAAATACAACAGGTCTTTTGGTTATGACCAATGATGGTGACTTAACTCAAAAGCTTGCTCATCCAAAATTTAACATTTCAAAAACATATCAAGTTACGACCCATAAGCCTGTAACCCAAGAACACCTTGATCGCCTTTTAAAGGGTATCAGACTTGAAGACGGTTTTATGCAGGTTGATAGCGCAAAATATGTATCTCCAAAAGCAAGAGATGTCATTTCGATTTCTATTCATAGTGGCAAAAAACATGTTATTAAGCGTTTGTTTAAAGAGCTTAGATATTTTGTTGAAAAGCTTGATAGAACGAATTTTGCAGGTCTTACAAAAAGAAACCTGAGCCTTGGTTCTTATAGGCCCTTGACGGAAAAAGAAATTATCAAACTTAAAGCTGATATGGCTTAA
- a CDS encoding EVE domain-containing protein: MTRRYWVSQAAQEHVFIVKEKGYTQANMGSRDGIDKMSIGDWILYYSPTVYFAQEEPICQNFTGIACVSDGLVYPQSNLYPDLWRRKVEFFHCNPHHPKDFINKVEFLPESENWQDVFLQELFEIQRNDFAHIADKIIIPQDHIVLLY; the protein is encoded by the coding sequence ATGACGCGTCGTTATTGGGTGTCTCAGGCTGCCCAGGAACATGTATTTATCGTTAAAGAAAAGGGCTACACTCAGGCAAACATGGGCTCTCGAGATGGAATTGACAAGATGAGCATTGGTGATTGGATCTTGTATTATTCGCCAACTGTCTATTTTGCACAAGAAGAGCCAATATGCCAGAATTTTACAGGGATTGCTTGTGTTTCTGATGGCCTAGTCTACCCACAAAGCAATTTGTATCCAGATCTCTGGCGACGAAAAGTTGAATTTTTTCATTGCAACCCACACCATCCAAAAGATTTTATAAATAAAGTTGAATTCTTGCCAGAGTCAGAAAATTGGCAAGATGTTTTTTTACAAGAACTTTTTGAGATTCAAAGAAATGATTTTGCTCATATTGCTGACAAGATCATCATTCCGCAGGATCATATAGTTTTGCTTTATTAA